A window from Megalops cyprinoides isolate fMegCyp1 chromosome 8, fMegCyp1.pri, whole genome shotgun sequence encodes these proteins:
- the LOC118781712 gene encoding B-cadherin-like, which produces MGGLKSLELTVTLLLVQVFTAAFCEGDGPCQPGLISELEIFRVNRTHGHTVKILGQVNISDCNGQKRAQIHVEDAHLNVDQDGTIRLMRAVTARDQHDSFLIHALDSRGNKFSARVRVKHEPTIHQHPNNHDDHHRPYEVASVIHGQSSGSLKRRKRDWVIPPINFPENDRGPFPKAMVQIRSSNDKSVKMEYSISGAGADQPPKGLFTIDRNSGVLYVTQPLDREKQSQYMLEAHAIAVGKGIEELPLEVIVKVIDQNDNKPEFTQDPFLGSVAETAPPDFEIVKISATDADESGSLNADIKYSILSQEPQLPNANMFSINPVSGMIRLSSSGLDREKLAKYTLVIQAADLNGDGLMNTCSAIITVTDSNDNAPQFENALYTVSVPENKVGAVVVKMPVTDNDEPHTPAWSTRYKIIQGNHGGFFNVSTGPNKVEGIITTVKGLDFEKNMKYTLLVTVENDVPFATRLPTSTATVIVNVEDENEAPIFNPVKKIIVKSEDMAVDSELTQYTATDPDTAKKQTVRYQIERDRAGWLNISKDTGLITVKSPMDRESAFYEDGVYEAIILAIDSDEIPATGTGTLLIELQDVNDNAPTINENSFSICNEDSQPVLLSIADRDGPGYTAPFRVDLQGTSKKNWTAKMNDTRTGILLTLRTRLEEDNYRVVLKVYDSHGLAQESTVLATVCNCKGQSVACGGKIASVWFPGILGILGAVLFLLLLLLLLLLFLRRRRSVKEEPLLQEDDVRDNIYFYDEEGGGEEDQDYDLSQLHRGLDNRPDVYRNDVAPTYMIAPEYRPRPANPEDIGNFIDDNLKAADSDPTAPPYDSLLVFDYEGGGSDAGSLSSLNSSSSGEDQDYDYLNEWGPRFKKLADMYGADDD; this is translated from the exons ATGGGAGGTCTCAAGAGTTTGGAGTTAACAGTAACCCTTCTCTTGGTCCAG GTCTTCACAGCAGCATTTTGTGAAGGGGATGGACCGTGCCAGCCTGGCTTAATATCAGAACTTGAAATATTTAGAGTGAACAGAACGCATGGTCACACGGTCAAGATCCTGGGCCAAG TGAATATTTCTGACTGCAACGGGCAAAAGAGAGCCCAGATTCATGTGGAGGATGCCCATTTAAATGTAGACCAAGATGGAACAATCAGGCTGATGAGAGCTGTTACAGCCCGTGACCAACATGACAGCTTCTTGATCCATGCTTTGGACTCCAGGGGCAACAAATTCTCTGCCAGAGTGAGAGTTAAGCATGAACCCACAATCCACCAGCACCCTAACAATCATGACGACCACCATCGTCCTTATGAAGTGGCTAGCGTCATTCATGGTCAG TCATCAGGAAgtctgaagaggaggaagagggactGGGTCATACCCCCCATCAACTTCCCAGAGAATGACCGTGGCCCCTTCCCAAAAGCAATGGTACAG atcagATCAAGTAATGACAAATCAGTAAAAATGGAGTACAGTATTTCTGGAGCGGGAGCGGACCAGCCGCCAAAGGGACTTTTCACCATTGACAGAAACTCAGGTGTTCTGTACGTAACTCAGCCTttggacagggagaaacaaagtCAATACATG CTTGAGGCTCATGCTATTGCAGTGGGTAAAGGTATAGAAGAGCTGCCCCTGGAAGTTATTGTAAAAGTAATTGATCAGAACGACAATAAGCCTGAGTTTACCCAGGATCCCTTTCTGGGAAGTGTTGCGGAAACTGCACCACCAG ATTTTGAAATTGTGAAGATTTCTGCAACGGATGCAGATGAATCAGGATCACTTAATGCTGATATTAAGTACAGCATTCTGAGCCAAGAGCCACagctgccaaatgccaatatgTTCTCGATCAACCCTGTGAGTGGAATGATTCGACTTAGCTCATCTGGACTGGACAGAGag AAACTTGCAAAATATACATTGGTAATTCAAGCTGCTGACCTGAATGGGGACGGTCTCATGAATACCTGCAGTGCAATCATCACAGTAACAGATAGCAACGACAATGCTCCCCAGTTTGAAAATGCTTTG TACACAGTGTCTGTCCCTGAGAATAAAGTTGGTGCTGTGGTGGTGAAAATGCCTGTAACTGATAACGATGAgccccacacacctgcatggtCGACCAGATACAAAATTATTCAAGGCAACCATGGTGGCTTCTTCAATGTCAGCACTGGACCCAACAAAGTGGAGGGCATTATTACTACAGTGAAG GGCCTTGATTTTGAGAAGAACATGAAGTACACCTTGCTGGTGACAGTTGAAAATGATGTCCCTTTTGCCACTCGTCTGCCAACATCCACTGCCACAGTTATTGTAAATGTGGAGGATGAGAATGAGGCTCCCATCTTTAATCCAGTTAAGAAAATAATTGTCAAATCAGAGGACATGGCTGTTGACAGTGAGCTGACTCAGTACACAGCAACTGATCCAGACACGGCAAAGAAACAGACTGTGCG GTATCAAATTGAAAGGGATCGGGCTGGATGGCTGAATATTAGTAAGGACACTGGACTTATCACAGTTAAGAGCCCCATGGACAGAGAATCTGCCTTCTACGAAGATGGCGTATATGAAGCAATCATCCTAGCTATTGATAGCG ATGAAATCCCTGCTACCGGAACTGGGACCCTGCTGATTGAACTACAAGATGTAAATGACAACGCTCCAACGAttaatgaaaattcattttcaatctgCAATGAAGACTCTCAACCAGTCCTGCTGTCCATTGCTGACAGAGATGGACCAGGTTACACAGCTCCTTTCCGTGTGGATCTCCAAGGAACATCCAAGAAAAACTGGACTGCTAAAATGAATGACACAA GAACAGGCATTTTACTGACACTTAGGACCAGATTGGAAGAGGATAACTATAGAGTTGTTCTAAAGGTCTATGACAGTCACGGTCTTGCCCAGGAGAGTACAGTTCTTGCTACTGTGTGCAATTGCAAAGGACAGTCTGTTGCCTGTGGGGGGAAAATTGCCAGCGTCTGGTTCCCTGGAATTCTGGGAATTTTAGGAGCTGTCCTATTTCTACTCT tgctgctgctgctgctgctcttattcctgaggaggaggaggagcgtgAAGGAGGAGCCTCTGCTTCAGGAAGATGATGTTCGTGACAACATCTACTTCTATgatgaggaaggaggaggagaggaagaccaG gATTATGACTTGAGCCAGTTGCACAGGGGCCTGGATAACCGGCCTGACGTCTACCGGAACGATGTGGCACCGACGTATATGATTGCTCCAGAGTACAGACCCCGGCCCGCCAACCCTGAAGATATTGGCAACTTCATTGATGAT AACCTGAAGGCTGCAGACAGCGACCCTACAGCTCCCCCATACGATTCACTCCTGGTGTTTGATTATGAAGGCGGAGGCTCTGATGCTGGCTCTCTGAGTTCCCTTAACTCTTCCAGCTCAGGGGAGGACCAGGACTATGACTATCTGAATGAGTGGGGGCCACGCTTCAAGAAATTAGCTGACATGTATGGTGCAGATGACGACTAA